The candidate division KSB1 bacterium DNA window TATTATTGACCGCCACGGGATTGCGCCGGCGTGAATGTGCAGGCAGCATGCACGCCGTTGCCAATTATCAGGGCAGAATCCCATCACATGGTCAAGCCCGCGAGGTATCGTGCCGCTCTGTTGCCGCGTTTGACGTTTGCGCACAGCGTGTGTTCCCAAAGACTGTTGCTCTGCCTCGCTGGCGTCATATTCCCGCCCTCCTGTGTTTCACCATCGTTTGGCGGCTCACTTTGCATCCCGCTGAAGTGCAGCCTGGAGCTGTTACGAGGCCGCAATGCGCCTTTGCTCCAGCCCGGTCAAAAGCGAAGGGGCCCTCATTTTTTGAGGGGGAATCCAGAAAGAGCCTCTCATCATCACGTGCCTGAACAAACGCAACAATCAGGGGAAAAAATCGGTTCTCTGCTCATCGGTGAGGGCAACTCGTAACGCGGCCACCCCCGAATTCTCCGGACGCGGCGCGACCCGGATTCACGCCGATCTTTATCTGCAGTGGTCCACACCAATCTGTGTTTCAAAAATCGTTTTAATTTTCATGTGCGATGGCATACCCATCGTGAGGAAAACATCGCGCACACGTCTTGTCTGCCTGCAGGCCTTTTCCTGCCACTTGAATTCCGTACCCAGCTTGATCCCCTCCGCGAGAAACGCCGATTTGATCGCCACGTCCAACCAACCCGTGGGTGGGGCATGAAAAAATCTTGCAGGCCAACGTGCGGTCAACTCCAAAAAAGTGCCCTGTTTGGTTCTCATCAAACAACTGCGCCAAAGCATGAGAATTTGCCACAAAAATGCCGCAGCGCATGTTTCCAGCTGCCGGCAGACAAGATGTCCATGCTGCATTTTCATCGTGATGGATGTGCAAATGCACCTGGCAAATTCCTACGGGATGACAGTTTTGAGTTGGGGAGCGGATTTTGGAACTTGATGTGGTGATACCAAACGGCAACGTGTTGCCGATACCGCGCACACGCCGGGCAAGGCAAAACGCCGGCCGGGCGGGCGCAGGTCGCCGGCGTTTGCGATGCTGACGCCCTTGTGACCGCGGGGTCGCGCTATTTGAACCATTCCTGCTTGGGCTGATAAGAGGTGAGCAGTTTGTTTTTGTCGTGATGGCGGGTCAGCGCGAGTTGAATCAGCTCGTCGAGCAAGGCGGGGTAAGGCAGGCCGCTCGCCTCCCATAATTTGGGATACATGCTGATCTGGGTGAAACCGGGGATGGTGTTGATCTCATTGAGATAAAACGTGTCGGCGTCGCGTTCGAGCAGAAAATCGACGCGCGCCATGCCCTGGCATTCACAGGCGAGGAAGCCCTGGAGAGCGCACTCGCGAATCTTTTGCGCCAGCAGCGGTGGCAGATCGGCGGGAATGTAAAGCTGGGAGGCGCCGTCGACATATTTCGCATCGTAGTCATAGAATTCGTTGGAGGGCACCACCTCGCCGCACACTGAGGCGCGGGGACGGAGATTGCCCAGCACACTCACTTCGATTTCGCGCGGGTTGATGACGGCGGCTTCAATGAGGATCTTGTGATCGTAGCGCGCGGCCTCCTCGATGCCGGCGGCCACCTGTTCGGCCGTGCGCGCCAGGCTGATGCCGACGCTCGATCCCATGTTCGCCGGCTTGATGAATGCCGGCAGGCCGAGCGTCTCTTCCACCGTCTGCAAAATCTCCACGCGGCTTTTTCCGCTCAAGCGTTGGGGATGCCCCCACAGGGGAAAATGCTCGAACCTGTCACCGTGCCAATCTTCCGTGCGCAGCCAGAGAAAATCCACCACTGGGATGCCCGCCTGCCGGCACAGCACCTTCTGCACCACCTTGTCCATGCACACCGCCGAGCCGAGCACGCCACTGCCGACATAGGGCAGGTTGGCGAGCTCGAGCAGGCCCTGCACCGTGCCGTCTTCTCCGAGCGGGCCGTGCAACACGGGGAAGACAACGTCAATGCCGGCCTCACTGGCGAGCTCGTGCAGGTCCACCGGGGCGAGGGGAAACAAGCGATGCTCATTGGGATCGGGCACCACGATGGCGTGTGAATGGCCGGTATCCCGGCCGCTTTTCAGGAAGGAAAGGGCCTCGCTGCCGTTGATCCAGCGGCCGGACTTGGTGATGCCCACCGGCACCACGTCGTATTTTTGCCGATCGAGGGCAGCGATGATGGAGGTGGCCGAAACCAGCGAGACTTCATGCTCGCCCGAGCGGCCGCCGAAGAGCACAGCGACGCGGAGCTTCTTCATGGAGTTTCCGATGCTTTTCTTGCGTGTCAGTCGAGCTTGTGGATTTTTGCGGCAGCAGGAATATAAGATTTCGTTTTAGAATTGCAATCGTTAGAATTGCCCTGCCGGCCTGCAGGCGAGATTTTCGCTTGAAATTCGGTGCTGAAATCTTTACAATGGCGCCGGCATGTCAGCCCATTCCCGGAAGCACGTCAGTCCCTTCCCCGTGCTGGCCCGGCAGGCTGCGACCGAGCGACTCCCGCGGCGCGGCGCGAGCCGGCTGCCGGCAGGGCGTTGGATTCCGGCTGTGATTCCCGTTTGTCCGTTCCTCTCCAGCCCCAGGGGCATCATCATGACGTTACAGTGGCAGTTTATCGAGGCCACGCCTCAGGAAGCGGTTTTGCGGTTGGCGCAGGAATTGAGTGTGCCGCCCATCATTGCACGCGTCCTGCTCAATCGCGGCATCGAATCTGCCGAAAGCGCGCGCCGCTTTTTCCGCACCGACCTCAAGCGGCTGCATGATCCCTTTTTGATGGCGGATATGAAAACCGCGGCGGAACGCCTTGCCACGGCGTTGGCGCGGAGGGAACGCATCCTGATCTATGGCGACTACGACGTTGACGGCGTCACCAGCACGGCGCTGCTCAAGCTGGTTTTTCGCAGTCTGGGCTTCGAGGTGCCGCATTACATCCCCGAGCGCCTGCGCGAAGGCTATGGCCTGTCGCTCGCCGGCATTGAAAGGGCCCATGCCCGGGGCATCAAGCTCATCATTGCGGTCGATTGCGGCGTCTCGGCGGTGGCGGAAATCCGCCGGGCGCGCGCCCTCGGCATGGACGTGATCGTGTGCGATCATCACCAGCCCGGCGCGCTGCTGCCACCCGCCACTGCCCTGCTCGACCCCAAGCGCAGTGACTGCCCCTATCCCTTCAAAGAGCTGGCGGGAGTGGGCGTCGCGTTCAAGTTGATGCAGGCCCTGTTTCACGAACTCGGGCAGGACCCCGCCAAACTGCTGCGCCATGTCGAATTGGTGGCGATCGGCAGCGCGGCGGACATTGTCCCGCTTACCGATGAGAACCGCATTCTGGTCAAGGCCGGGGTCGAGAAACTCAATGCCACCGAGAATGTCGGCCTGCGCGCGCTGATCAATGTCTGCAGCCTGCAGGGCAGCGAGCTGGGCACCGGTCACATCGTTTTCATTCTGGCACCGCGCATCAACGCCGTGGGCCGCATGGGCGACGCCAACCGCGCGGTGGACCTGCTGACCGCCGATGATCCCGAGAAGGCGCAGAGCATTGCCTGCGTGCTGGATGCCGAAAACCGCGAACGCCGCAGCATCGATGACAGCACCTTTCGGGAGGCGCTCGAGCTGGCGGAACGGCAGTGTGATCTCGCCAGGGATCGCA harbors:
- a CDS encoding D-alanine--D-alanine ligase, producing MKKLRVAVLFGGRSGEHEVSLVSATSIIAALDRQKYDVVPVGITKSGRWINGSEALSFLKSGRDTGHSHAIVVPDPNEHRLFPLAPVDLHELASEAGIDVVFPVLHGPLGEDGTVQGLLELANLPYVGSGVLGSAVCMDKVVQKVLCRQAGIPVVDFLWLRTEDWHGDRFEHFPLWGHPQRLSGKSRVEILQTVEETLGLPAFIKPANMGSSVGISLARTAEQVAAGIEEAARYDHKILIEAAVINPREIEVSVLGNLRPRASVCGEVVPSNEFYDYDAKYVDGASQLYIPADLPPLLAQKIRECALQGFLACECQGMARVDFLLERDADTFYLNEINTIPGFTQISMYPKLWEASGLPYPALLDELIQLALTRHHDKNKLLTSYQPKQEWFK
- the recJ gene encoding single-stranded-DNA-specific exonuclease RecJ, which produces MSAHSRKHVSPFPVLARQAATERLPRRGASRLPAGRWIPAVIPVCPFLSSPRGIIMTLQWQFIEATPQEAVLRLAQELSVPPIIARVLLNRGIESAESARRFFRTDLKRLHDPFLMADMKTAAERLATALARRERILIYGDYDVDGVTSTALLKLVFRSLGFEVPHYIPERLREGYGLSLAGIERAHARGIKLIIAVDCGVSAVAEIRRARALGMDVIVCDHHQPGALLPPATALLDPKRSDCPYPFKELAGVGVAFKLMQALFHELGQDPAKLLRHVELVAIGSAADIVPLTDENRILVKAGVEKLNATENVGLRALINVCSLQGSELGTGHIVFILAPRINAVGRMGDANRAVDLLTADDPEKAQSIACVLDAENRERRSIDDSTFREALELAERQCDLARDRIIVLDREAWHTGVIGIVASRVVEKFYRPTVMISTDNGMGKGSARSIPGFDIHHALTQCHELMLAYGGHKYAAGLSIRTDQIANLRARLREIAAHSLSADMLAPRLLIDGEITFADINARFMKFLKALAPYGPQNMRPVFVSRGLRVIGTPQIVGNNHLRFNVMQGNKRMDCIGFNLGELRHRLTDGRRDVDLAYLVEENTWQGRTTIQLRVKDIR